A genomic segment from Triticum dicoccoides isolate Atlit2015 ecotype Zavitan chromosome 1A, WEW_v2.0, whole genome shotgun sequence encodes:
- the LOC119268377 gene encoding 50S ribosomal protein L11-like — MATLKDAVARKPILATIRLLVPAGAARPAPPVGPALGFYRLNLMAFCKDFNARTQKYKAETPMQVTLTAYKDSTFEFVVKSPSVSWFLKKAAGIETASTRPGHNVVSSLTLRHVYEIAKLKQADPFCKHMSLEALCKSIIGTANSMGIEIVKDL, encoded by the coding sequence ATGGCAACTCTGAAAGATGCAGTAGCACGGAAGCCTATACTGGCAACAATCCGCCTGCTTGTTCCAGCTGGTGCTGCACGTCCTGCACCACCAGTTGGTCCGGCACTCGGTTTTTATAGGCTCAATTTGATGGCGTTCTGCAAGGATTTCAATGCAAGGACCCAGAAATACAAGGCAGAAACTCCTATGCAGGTCACGCTAACTGCCTACAAAGATAGCACTTTCGAGTTTGTAGTCAAGTCGCCGTCCGTTTCATGGTTCCTCAAGAAGGCAGCAGGAATTGAGACCGCCAGCACTCGTCCTGGTCACAACGTTGTGTCATCCCTAACACTCCGCCACGTTTACGAGATTGCAAAACTTAAACAAGCTGACCCCTTCTGCAAGCATATGTCACTCGAGGCGTTGTGCAAATCTATCATTGGCACAGCTAACTCAATGGGCATTGAGATTGTCAAGGATCTCTGA